In a genomic window of Pedobacter sp. KBS0701:
- a CDS encoding VOC family protein, with translation MRSAAINFIQHCFTTNGPNKAPSIGSFLFGGDKFVIHFFEQGSIIDEFLAPGPVNKSEIIFTLSAETEEEVNEFTDKVKNAGGIILKQVERDEANYYSFTFTDPDGHKFNVILMDNMCYYVRI, from the coding sequence ATGCGCAGCGCAGCAATCAATTTTATACAGCATTGTTTTACCACCAATGGACCAAACAAAGCCCCCTCAATTGGCAGTTTTCTTTTTGGCGGGGATAAATTTGTGATCCATTTTTTTGAACAAGGCTCAATAATAGATGAATTTTTAGCGCCAGGACCTGTAAACAAAAGTGAAATTATTTTTACCCTTTCTGCAGAAACTGAAGAGGAAGTAAATGAATTTACAGATAAGGTTAAAAATGCCGGCGGTATTATCCTCAAGCAAGTGGAAAGAGATGAAGCCAATTATTATAGTTTTACTTTTACTGATCCTGATGGGCACAAATTTAATGTGATTTTAATGGATAATATGTGCTATTACGTAAGGATATAG
- a CDS encoding ABC transporter ATP-binding protein has protein sequence MARKQLNSGNAPGVELSKAKINRKSLGNVARLLTYLKPYRGKFIAALFFLFLSSLVGLAFPSFIGALIDTAQGKHSNNYLPCTIQGILMLAFIVLALQAVVSYFRILWFVNVAERSLADIRRDTYFKLITLPMNFFSNRRVGELNSRISADLSQVQDTLTTTIAEMLRQFVLFVGGIVFMAIISKKLVFALLLILPVMIVFAVLFGRFIKKISRQAQDKMAESNSIVEETLSGISNVKAFVNEAFEATRYKNTIREVADIAIKGAKFRGMFVSFIVLCVFGSVLGVIGYGCILVSQQEITFGELLKFSLYAMFLGSSLGSFPELFANLQKAVGASERVLEILGEQGEAVSITEKDNVVKQKIVGNLAFNQINFAYPSRPEVEVLNNVSFEAKAGQKIAIVGPSGSGKSTTAGLILQFYHPQSGEILFDGKPASAYSLRDIRNQIAIVPQDVMLFGGTILENIAYGKLTATKAEIIQAAKRANAHDFISAFPESYETVVGERGVKLSGGQRQRIAIARALLKNPSILILDEATSSLDSESERLVQEALEELMSGRTSIIIAHRLSTIREADRILVMEKGQIIESGTHQELIRSEQGLYKYLSGLQFEVQQ, from the coding sequence ATGGCAAGAAAACAGTTAAATAGTGGAAATGCACCGGGCGTTGAATTATCAAAAGCAAAAATAAACAGGAAAAGCTTGGGCAATGTGGCCCGTTTGCTTACTTATCTAAAACCCTATCGAGGCAAATTCATTGCTGCATTGTTTTTCCTCTTTTTATCAAGTTTGGTAGGATTGGCGTTTCCATCTTTTATAGGTGCATTAATTGATACCGCACAGGGCAAGCACAGCAATAATTACCTGCCCTGCACCATTCAGGGCATCTTAATGTTAGCCTTTATCGTGTTGGCATTGCAGGCAGTAGTGTCTTATTTTAGAATCTTATGGTTTGTCAATGTAGCTGAGCGCTCCCTGGCCGACATCAGGCGCGATACCTACTTTAAATTGATCACCTTGCCCATGAACTTCTTTTCGAACCGCAGGGTAGGTGAGCTGAACAGCAGGATTTCTGCCGATTTATCGCAGGTTCAGGATACCTTAACCACCACCATTGCGGAGATGTTACGGCAGTTTGTATTGTTTGTAGGTGGGATAGTTTTTATGGCCATCATTTCGAAAAAACTGGTCTTTGCGCTGCTTTTAATCTTACCCGTGATGATAGTGTTTGCTGTTCTGTTCGGCCGCTTTATCAAAAAGATTTCGCGTCAGGCTCAGGATAAAATGGCCGAATCAAACAGTATTGTTGAAGAAACCTTATCAGGCATTTCCAATGTAAAAGCATTTGTAAACGAAGCATTCGAAGCCACACGTTATAAGAATACCATCCGCGAGGTAGCAGATATTGCTATTAAGGGTGCTAAATTCAGGGGTATGTTTGTATCCTTTATTGTGCTCTGCGTTTTTGGAAGTGTACTGGGGGTGATCGGTTATGGCTGTATCCTGGTTAGTCAGCAGGAAATTACCTTTGGCGAACTTTTAAAATTTTCACTTTATGCGATGTTCCTCGGCAGTTCGCTGGGTAGTTTTCCCGAACTTTTTGCCAACCTTCAAAAAGCTGTAGGCGCCAGCGAAAGGGTACTGGAAATCTTGGGAGAGCAAGGAGAAGCTGTATCCATTACCGAAAAGGATAATGTGGTAAAGCAAAAAATAGTGGGGAATCTCGCTTTCAACCAGATCAATTTTGCCTATCCCTCAAGGCCGGAAGTTGAAGTCTTAAATAATGTATCTTTTGAGGCCAAAGCCGGACAAAAAATAGCGATAGTAGGGCCAAGTGGCTCGGGCAAATCGACTACCGCAGGATTGATACTGCAATTTTACCATCCGCAAAGTGGCGAAATCCTGTTTGATGGCAAACCTGCTTCTGCCTATTCGCTTAGGGATATCCGGAATCAGATCGCAATTGTTCCACAGGATGTGATGTTATTTGGCGGAACGATATTGGAAAACATTGCCTATGGCAAGCTAACGGCTACAAAAGCAGAAATTATACAGGCAGCTAAACGGGCAAATGCGCATGATTTTATCAGCGCATTTCCTGAAAGCTACGAAACAGTGGTTGGAGAACGTGGGGTAAAACTATCAGGCGGACAACGTCAGCGCATTGCCATTGCCCGGGCACTGCTAAAAAACCCGTCTATATTGATTTTGGACGAAGCCACTTCTTCACTCGATTCTGAATCAGAACGCCTGGTACAGGAAGCCCTGGAAGAATTAATGAGTGGTCGTACTTCTATTATCATCGCTCACCGCTTATCAACCATTCGTGAAGCCGATAGGATTCTGGTAATGGAAAAGGGACAGATTATTGAATCGGGTACACACCAGGAACTCATTAGAAGTGAACAAGGGCTGTATAAGTACCTGAGCGGTTTGCAGTTTGAGGTGCAGCAGTAA